The genomic interval tacatacatacacacacacatatatatatatatatatatatatatatatatatatatatatatatatatatatatatatatatatatatatatacatacatacatacatacatacatctatatatatatatatatatatatatatatatatatatatatatatatatatatatatatatatacatacatatacatacacacatatatatatatatatatatatatatatatacacacatatatatatatatatatacacacatatatatatatatatgtgtgtatgtatatgtatgtatatatatatatatatatatatatatatatatatatatatatatgtgtatatatatatgtgtatatgtgtatatatatacatacatacatacacatacatacatacatacatacatacatacatacatacatacatacatatacatatatatatatatatatatatacacacatatatatatatatatatatatatatatatatatatatatatatatatatatatatatatatatacacacacatatatacacacatatatatatatatatatatatatatatatatatatatatatatatatatatatatatatatatatatatatatatatatgtgtatgtatatgtatgtgtgtatatatatatatatatatatatatgtgtgtgtgtgtgtgtgatcaatatattgactttaatgatatatatattaattttatgtaaataaatgcacatttttttatttggttttattgcCATCGTTTTTTTCCAGTTCATTATAGTGTAATATCAGGAATCATCgtataattatttttcttttttctctgctTCTGTGTGTTCAGCCACTGCTGGAGGGCCCTGTGGGGTTCCTGTGCTGGGCAAGGGGTTTTATGGAGCTGGGTCAGGGTGTAGGGAGCAGGACGGAGCTAACGGAGACCCTCCACAGGTATTGCTCCTCTCCTGACACTTTACCCCTCCTGCTCTTCCCAGAGGAGGACACTACCAACGGCCGGACCGGCCTCCTCAAGTTCAGGTACTTTAATATCACAGAGCTAGATCAAAACATTcgtttctttttatttacttggGTCTTTTAATCAAGTTTATcatatatagcacttttcactaTAGATATTGTTTAAAGCAGCTTTAAAGCAAACCACtatgtaaatatatgaaatattttaatattgtctTAACTTATAGTCACATTTAGCAGATAACAAGCAATTCAAAATTGGTatgtagtaaatatacagtaaaacatAGCTTCATGGTatgcagaaaaatatatatatactgttgaaggcagaattattagcccccctttgatttgatttatatatatatatatatatatatatatatatatatatatatatatatatatatatataaatcaaatcaaaggggggctaataatatatttatgtgtgcAAAAACCCTTGGCCACCATTAGAAGTGTCATTTTAATACaagtatttgtttataatatagtatagtaatcTTGCTTTTCACCTgaacaataattatatttatagataATTATATTGATTAAGAAATTCTATGATATTTATGAAAATTCTTGATATTTATAGACAGAAACTGCTAATGAAATGTTATGAAAttgcctccacagagtccagattTTAGTATAGTATTATAGAGGCAGTATGGAGTTGTCTGGACAGAGGggaaaataagctgaaaaaaGCACTTAAATTAGAAGACTTCCTTCCTGTGTCtggtatattttttatattttaaaagtaatttgaaATACTAAATCAAACACTTGCTTTCCTTATATAAAATCACTATTAtaagggttcatacggtcatggaaaacctggaaaagtcatggaattttgacatggcattttccaggtcTGGATAAGTTTTGGAAAACAGAAAACCCACAAagctttggaaaagtcatggaaaacatgtctgtatacttaaatataggttagttgtctgtACTTTCTGTGCTTGGCCAATCATATACTCTCACAatattagtgcggtgtaagcattatctaaatcagttttacatagatataaatttaAACTgaatagattgttgcatgttttgcGATATGCTGTAATGAACttaaacatgcattgtttttttgcCACGCACATgcagacattgcatgaaacattaggtcgtGAAAATGGAcatgaaagtcttggaaaaatcatggaaaaatcatggaattttagtagtaaaaatgtgtatgaaccctgtattatgtatattttataaaatagattttatttaaaacaatatctcTGTAAACGGACACTATCAAGTATTCAAACACTTCTTAAGGCCATTGTATGTAACCGAAATCTACCTGAAATCAGAAAAGGAAGTCATTCATTTAGCAAACAGTGACTTAGTGTTTGCAGTGTGAATGCCCTGATTGCTGTTTATGATGAAGGTGATCTCATTCATTTCACATGCGACTGTAAAAAGACAGTCACGTGCTGATATTAACAATCTTTGATAAGTCCAGACTACTTAAATGCTGAGAATCTGCTGATTAAATGTAGATCTGTTCTGGGAGGGTTGCCAGGTCTTATCTAAGCTTTCTTAAAGGGTCTAAGATCAGGCTTTACTGATCTTACTGCCTGTAAATCAGCTGACACCCactttgtcattattatttttttggatgACGTTTCTTTTTTAGGAAACCAGCCATTTTTTACAAGCCTGACTACTTCTCTCTCCTCAGCTCTTGGCCTTTCTCTGTGTCTGACTCTATCCAGCCTGTGGCACTGCTGGTGAAGAGGCCTTTCATCGCTGTGGTAATTACTTTTAAACCCTCTTTTATTAGTTATCCACTCTTGTTATAAGCTATGTTTGCATCCACACATTTTgaatatgcacataaaaatactTGAATGAACACCAAGACAAAATGGGAACACCAAgatgtgcatcaattttgaaaatgcacattaaaacaaAGTATGAGCACAACTAAGAAACACAATAACTGAATACACTTCCTGGCAAAAGTTTTggcgcctatccaagttttaggaacaaacaaataataacgacttctagttgatcatttggtatcggaGGTGACggatatgaaaggtaaaggcctctagattacacttcttttaccaaaataaaatatgatcatgccttgatttttgactttgcttaaacaaaagtcttgttgtagtgatgtacagtattgaatatacagtcatggtgcagtggaaaaagaattaatattgtgcatgactcccatgagcttggaggactgcatccatacatctctgcaatgactcaaataacttattaaagaagtcatctgaaatggcgaATAAagtattcttgcaggactcccagagttcatcaagattctttggattcatcttcaattcctcctccttcatcttaccccagacatgctcaataatgttcaaatctggtgactgggctggccaatcctggagcaccttgaccttctttgcgctatcctgctgaagaatttgatctctcctgtggtttgtaatgtaacgggcagcacaaatgtcttgatacctcaggctgttgatgttgccatccacgctgcagatctcttgcacgcccccatactgaatgtaaccccaaaccatgatttttccttcaccaaacttgactgatttctgtgagaatcttgggtgcaTGCTGTTtcaaataggtcttctgcagtatttctgatgattgggatgcagttcaacagatgattcatcagaaaaatctaccttctgccacttttccaaatgatcaactagaagtcaagttcttatttgttgcttttacaactgggatcaacgacaagacttttgtctggtagtgtaaaTCCATGAACATTATTTCTACAGGAGTcctgtaggatgtaatgaagatgacaactccCACGATTTCATACTCTGTGATGGCGTCATCAAACTGTGCTTTTGTTTATTGTGAAaatgcaccctctagtggcgaaTTTACTGTGCCTTGAAATGCGTATATAATCAGTAGTGTGTATATAAATGCTGCACAGACGTTTAAATGTGTCTGAAAAATAATCAGGCAAGTctagagctgtttttttttttagcctcgAGTTCCTGTTAATACACACAAGAGGGTCTTTGTGTGAGCGTGGCTCATCAGGACGGTATTTATAGCAGCACTGATAATAAGTGATTCACAGTGCAATAGAACGAAGGACTGTCAAAGGTCAACAGATTGGATAATAGTGACCTCTTGGTCCTATTACTGCATTACAAAatggttttatttagtttttggtgAACATTGGAGTTGTGTATATGATCTACTCTACTCGCTGCAGTATTACATAAGGGTGTTCTTTCTTTTTGACATCCCAGACCTCCAAATATGATATTTATCAATACATTTTAGACAGTTTTCCTTGTTTCCATTTAACCATTTTAACCATTTGAAAACCCCAGTTTAAGAAAACCCTGCATTATGTCACATCCTTACAAGGCACATAATGAAAACAATGACAGGATGTTTTCTTAAAACACTTGATTTATAATTATGCAGCttccttttttttccatttgggtTGTCAAACAGACTGTGCAATCCTATTTGTCCAAATTCAAATTCCTTTAAAAGTTCTATCAAATTAAGATGAAGTTTTTCAGATGTTAGTATCAGAATTGTTCGTTTTTAGgatatttataagctagtgtgctccaaaaccgtgacaaaattcatgttcagaagatgtaaagcttgtagtttgtcacttccgcctaaatggatcaacagtttctcatcaaatcgtgaccaatcaaaagctctctagtatctgacatgcccgccctcttcaagatgcttcacatttgatgcacttgagctcatccactttcactggcagagcagtgataatGCAAAACTCTACTGGCTGTTttataaaaaggggaggagctacactatgctcCACCCTcttcgtgtttcggttgagattacgtcagaCATGGAaagaaatgcacatttcaaagcacttcactggacctATAAACGTCATATAACTTCTAATTGGTTCATCGCCTGGAGTATATTATCATGTAGTATGACAGGGATAATAAAATTACCCAAATCTGAccgtttttattgttattttttaaaaattttccaGCATTTACAGCATTAAATATAATCATAGTTGCTTTAAGTGCTCATAATATCTTCACAGATTCAAAACATAAATCACGCCACTGTAGCTTTAAATCTTTCATATGTAAATGACCTGCGTTTTGGATTTGCTTACCTGATTTGCATACAAAAACATCTGCTGAAAACTGGATGGCTGTTTAAGGTAAATGCAGGCGGTCATATGTTAATGTGTTCATGTCTGTGATGGTAATACCATGAGGGTTACTGAATGGCCTGCTTATGTTATGAATGCTAAAGATCGCTTCAGTAATAAGTCATCAACAAGCACATGATTGTGTTCAACACTAGCATCTGCAACGTTATAAAAGCTCTTTCTCTGTTTCTTTTTATCAGAGTACACCAGAATCTTCATGGCTGAGGGAGCTGCTGTGGACCTTTTTTGTACCGTTCACAGTGTACCATGTAAGGTACTACATATTACAGTCTCTCCTTTGTCCAGTGGCAGTATTTTAAACGTACAATCCCCTATTGCTGCTCTCGACAGATCAGCACTGGTAATACGACAATAATGAAGCTTCTTAGTGTTTTATTAGCCTCAGGATTGTTACGCATGCAGCTTAAAAGAGCAGAGGTTTCTGTTTTAGTCTTGAATTGCATAGTTTGttgttaaataattgtttttattattttgcctAAATGTTTGTTCAGTAAATGTTTAGTTATTTGTGATGTTGGCAGTTACATGATGTAAATGTAATGTGGAGTGAATGAAGTAAGAATAAGAAGCAACAATGTCTTAATAGATGGATAATTAAATGTTCTTGATCATTTTGTGATGAGTTTCTGAGTAATTGTTCTGCAATGCTCTCATTCAGATGGCTTCCACCATTGTCTAAAGAAGATGGTGAAACACATCAAGAATTTGCCAGCAAAGTCCAAGGGGTAAAACAtccttatttacttatttatttatttacttacttaacatctttgcacactgaagtcggAAATTTTTGTATGCGTTTTTTCGtgttgatattttaaaaagtctgatgtgtattaattaatccattctgaaaaatctcaaaacattttGGAGTCAATTTAAGCATTGAAATAttgttctcctctctcttcttcaaagaagaaaaagaaagagggatatgctacatattgtgttcattcAATACTAAAATGAGAATTCAGCTCAATATCTAAGAGCTGCGCTGGATTATCCCCAAAAGCAACGTTtctttcaggaaatcagtggaattttgatacattgcttgtgaaaCTTCACACGTTTACGTAGGTAAACAAAtcttgaacagagactggcagtattTACAGGCAGAATAATAGATGGTGGCCGCGTTGACATAAGAGTAACTGACCGAAGTGGACCATAAGGTGATTATAATGTCTGTGGgcagtacgtcaaatgtatgggcacacacacacgcgaccccaaacagcagcagggAGAGGTGCGCCAGTCACAGAATCCAGCATATAGGGGTTCATAAGTCTCTGCCACAATCTGTCAcatattatgcactgtgtttgtcataaaattATCTGTGCTGAAGACTCAAGTGTTAGCATTTTGCTTTACGATTGTATGATGACTCTGAACTGTCAAACACCTCTCAAAGGGATATTTCAAATGcgaaaaaactgaataaaacccAACCCGCTTTGAATTCTTTGATGACAGACAAAAGTTTAGatggcagtgtgtcaatacgattgacacaacgtgaggtcaagttttttttgtaatgtgcAAAAATTACAGACGAAAATTTTAGATTCAGTGTGCAATTACACTTACACtgcctttttaaaatgaaattttaattgATGGGAGCTCAAATAAGTCTGACTTAAGCTTTATCAGTTGTTAAAAATGCAGAAGATACAGTTTTACTTCTGGAACCCAActggatttaataaaaaaaatttatttattaaaatctaGTGTTGCAAAATCGGGGGTGTTGGGTGTTTTGTAGGTTGCTAGGTGACcattaactgttttctcagaagatgacaagctgacaaaacattgctgtcactctgatacaagttttacttATGGAGAAAATTACTAAGCACTGCAgagtttgggtgttctgtgtctGAGATAATCAGTCCATCGAAATAccaaaatatgtacagttgaagttagaattattagcctccctttgatttttttttttcttgttttaatatttcccaaatgatgtttaacctagcaaggaaattttcacagtacgtctgataatattttttcttgtggagaaagttttatttgttttatttcggctagaataaaagcagtttttaattttttagaaaccaatattattagcgcctttaagctatatattttttcgatagtctaaagaacaaactatcgttatacaataacttgcctaattaccctaacctgcctagttaacctaattaacctagttaagcctttaaatgtcactttatgctgtatagaaatgtcataaaaatatctagtaaaatattacttgctctcatcatgacaaaaataaatcagttattgtagatgagttattaaaactattatgtttagaaatgtgttaaaaaaaagtattctctccgttaaacaaaatgAATTCTGGCTACaactgtatattccatacaagctgaagctgatctgtGAGTTCTTGTGGTGCACTCCCACCTTTCAGACGCACCCAGTTGAACTGCCCGATCAAGCGCAAGCTGCgtacctccattggaaataacaaacttgcacaaACTCCAGAAAAGACACCATATGCAAACGcagtcatttgcgatctccatcgGTTGATCTTCCTGCACAGACATGCTGAATTCACCTGCTATgtttgacaaatgggttgcggatccattccttggcagtttgcaggtccttcactgggccttttctgCTTCACAAAGGAACTTTAAAAAatacgtctgtttcttactcattttgctgcttttgGGTTAGATTTGGGCGCTCTAATGACCGAGATGTTAGTGAGAGAGTAcggttatttttcaaaataaaagatttttctaaataaaaaaactcgATTAGACTCAGAtaacaaaaaaacttaattctttaatgatttcttgtgcagacCGGTGATTGAGGACCACCGTTTTAGTCCAATTTCACACACCAAAAAAATGGTACAACATAATTTGTTTGCTCCTCCAGAAACAGACATGTAAGTGTTTTTACCTATACTGAGCTTACAGTCTGTTGAAAGTTCACAAGCCTTGCTTCTGTAGCAGTGAATGCTCTCTGATATGCCTTGAAATTAAATGGATGTAAAACCATTTTTCTACTAATGTCACACATGGATGAATAACATTGTTTAAACAAACCATTATCTTATTGTCCGCTCACATGGCTTTTCATCCTCATAACCTTCAGATGCATGTATTGTCCAGTTCAAAGCTCTGACTTGTTTGGTGTGGTTTGTCGTAATGTCCATTGTGTGTTTTCCCATCAGCTTCTGGCCACCGAGCTGGGTGTGATCTCAACGCAGATCACCAAAGCAGACAAAGCCGAACACATCAAAAGAAAAAGACACAGCGCCTCTCAGACTGCACATTCAAGTAAGAACGGATTCAATGGTGAGAAATGAAACTATGATGATTCGATCAGTATAGTCGATGCATTCGGTCTTCTGGTGTGAAACGTCAAACTGTATTTTTGCCTTCAGATTTGGGTGCCAGACCTCGCACAGTGGCACAGGGTTTCCTGGGCACAAGTGTCGAAGACTCACGGATAGCACGTTTGGTGCAGCAGGTGAAAGAAGTGCTGCCGGACGTCCCAGTATCGGTCATCACCAGAGACTTGCGTATGTGTTTCTCCCATAATGCATTGCAgatttgaataatttgtttaagttTGTGTATATACTGAGACTtttttttcagtatgttgatgtacttccaactgaaatggagtaTTAAGTTGGGGGTGGGgcttttttgtgcatcattcactTTTGGCAAACCAATGGTAATGCCTGATTCACACGCGGCTTCAGTGTCAACGCTTGAaggagggcgtgtctgaagtcgTCCTAGCAGCGTCAGCAAATAAAATTAGCCTGCAATCAGCTACTGATTGAGCTGggatatttgcataaagcgatctgattggctgacacttccattggcgcttgaaaagttgagaaattcccaactgaAGTGGCACCAAGGATGCACAATTCAGTTCGACAATgattgacgtcacccattcaaaatGAATGGGAAGCGCTGACGCCCCGTGTAAATGGGCCATACGAGGAACATGGTTAATCTTATAACTACATccactccaaacgcagaagcaaatcatcagactttgattgaagattgtTAACCCTAATTAACCTTGCTTAACAACTTTAATTAACTTAACAACCTTAATTAACCTTACTTAACAACAGATTCATTATTTATTTGGATTCATTCATGTGCGCTGacaaataaacattgcaaatttaGATTTTCTCATGGACTTTAGCATCAGATTCATTGAAGGCGATGGCTTCCTGGCCATCGGGAAGCGCCAATGTAAATTCACCAAGTAGTACATCTTCCTATATTAACatcaatgttgatcctggaactaCATTCCAATCAGctaatcagaattaagggatacatttacagtttatgttaagtttaggcttacagttaagTTTATGTACTTCCACATGATTGTTattcaactattattcccctgtgattttggaaataatttacagctatggttgggtttaggggtagggaataggtatagattacattttcaaacaaaaatgatgttccaggatcaacatggatgttaatccaggatcgcatcatatttggcaaaatcatgatgtgcatTGCAAAGAAGAAGGTGGGCAAACtttgaataattttaataatgaaaataaagttaaaacaAACTGGCAGCGGCGATCCCTTGTGTTGACTACCGTCGAACTGAAAGTAAAGTCTCCAGGCCTGGTTTTCCTCTCTCGTCTTCCACTGCTGTCTCCTCCATTTAAGTTTCCAGAGCTCCTTCATGAGACTCGAGACAGGTGGCGCATACAGGTGACcatttaatggcccgtttccactgagtggtacggtacggttcggtttggtacgcttttatggccgtttccactgtcaaaaagcgtaccgtaccgtaccactttttcgtcaccctttcgaaagggtaccaaacacgagaaagggtaccaaaaggcggagccacacgcgcagctgaacgctattggtttacagaggtacgtcatttgcttacgcaacaagccagaatgaaaacaaaaaaaccgccatgtttgaaatacacagcgagagattatagcggaattataaatacatataataacgatccatggtcgatctgggctcaaacaagcCTTGTCGTcctctggatgaacagccacaaatgcaagaagaagagcagatttaccctgtgccccatagttttttgcgagccagtctgaggcacgagcggtttcgctttcttgctagcgctcgccgcgcgcctaacattatatctgaaataacaaacttctagagctgatgataataacctgcgcttgattattgacgaggttttgaaacccgatcctgtcagacactgacaaacgcgagggtgaagcgcgaaaaaactaaggaaaagccggaaaaaaagcacattatttttcagcaaacatgaacaaaatgtcatgtataactaacttattatcttcaccttttggactaatatgaaccagtaatgacggaattactgtctaacagaggctacatgtgctgctgaagattacagacacagatgagaggttttca from Danio aesculapii chromosome 14, fDanAes4.1, whole genome shotgun sequence carries:
- the aup1 gene encoding lipid droplet-regulating VLDL assembly factor AUP1 isoform X1, with product METRGIEQMFDFQRLPNDRFILLLLLLYAPVGFCLMLLRIFIGVHVFLVSCALPDSIVRRFIVRIMCSVLGLHVQQNSPRLRDKTARLYICNHVTHFDHNIINLLTSCNTPLLEGPVGFLCWARGFMELGQGVGSRTELTETLHRYCSSPDTLPLLLFPEEDTTNGRTGLLKFSSWPFSVSDSIQPVALLVKRPFIAVSTPESSWLRELLWTFFVPFTVYHVRWLPPLSKEDGETHQEFASKVQGLLATELGVISTQITKADKAEHIKRKRHSASQTAHSSKNGFNDLGARPRTVAQGFLGTSVEDSRIARLVQQVKEVLPDVPVSVITRDLLQTNCVDTTITNLLERTDQFNSEAAAAMPSGPGKAAASSTPSAMVSSPNLKPAAKSFGRSPIDRHMSLQERKEALYEYARRRYIEKHGLNKEDDL
- the aup1 gene encoding lipid droplet-regulating VLDL assembly factor AUP1 isoform X2, which gives rise to METRGIEQMFDFQRLPNDRFILLLLLLYAPVGFCLMLLRIFIGVHVFLVSCALPDSIVRRFIVRIMCSVLGLHVQQNSPRLRDKTARLYICNHVTHFDHNIINLLTSCNTPLLEGPVGFLCWARGFMELGQGVGSRTELTETLHRYCSSPDTLPLLLFPEEDTTNGRTGLLKFSSWPFSVSDSIQPVALLVKRPFIAVSTPESSWLRELLWTFFVPFTVYHVRWLPPLSKEDGETHQEFASKVQGLLATELGVISTQITKADKAEHIKRKRHSASQTAHSNLGARPRTVAQGFLGTSVEDSRIARLVQQVKEVLPDVPVSVITRDLLQTNCVDTTITNLLERTDQFNSEAAAAMPSGPGKAAASSTPSAMVSSPNLKPAAKSFGRSPIDRHMSLQERKEALYEYARRRYIEKHGLNKEDDL